A single Thermaerobacter sp. FW80 DNA region contains:
- a CDS encoding metallophosphoesterase family protein, translating to MPTRVLVLSDTHLPGRGRFLPPAVLEEAAQADLVVHAGDLVTLDVYDELALLAPVVAVHGNVDDPEACRRLPARAVFERDGVRVGVTHGHLGRAPTTPGRALEAFAADEPRPAVVIFGHSHQPLIERREGVLLLNPGSPTDPRRAPAPSYAWLELDGGEARARLVELPRRR from the coding sequence GTGCCGACGAGGGTCCTGGTGCTCTCCGACACCCACCTGCCCGGGCGGGGGCGCTTCCTGCCGCCGGCCGTGCTGGAGGAGGCCGCGCAGGCGGACCTGGTCGTCCACGCGGGCGACCTGGTGACCCTGGACGTGTACGACGAACTGGCCCTGCTGGCGCCGGTGGTCGCCGTGCACGGCAACGTGGACGACCCGGAGGCGTGCCGCCGGTTGCCGGCCCGGGCGGTCTTCGAGCGCGACGGGGTGCGGGTCGGGGTGACCCACGGGCACCTGGGCCGGGCGCCCACGACCCCGGGGCGCGCGCTGGAGGCCTTCGCCGCGGACGAACCGCGGCCGGCGGTGGTGATCTTCGGGCACAGCCACCAGCCGCTGATCGAGCGGCGGGAGGGCGTGCTGCTGCTGAACCCGGGTTCGCCGACGGATCCGCGGCGGGCCCCGGCGCCGAGCTACGCGTGGCTGGAGCTGGATGGCGGCGAGGCCCGGGCGCGGCTGGTCGAGCTGCCGCGGCGGCGCTAG
- a CDS encoding ABC transporter substrate-binding protein has protein sequence MSEQTLNLRRRLGAALILALVLIAVAGVWHAAGPARRTPTAPAGSAATPAPGPGADHGAPQLVIGSLGGFEGWNPLLTERHPLQPLLFRSLVRYNDRMEVEPDLAASWEVGDDGRTYTLHLTAATWQDGQPVTADDVVFSLTARLHPAADRMGAYNLAALAGAAEYLAELERLDREREAGRIDADAWEERAQAAYARWLAQGAVRAADPRTVVVTFAEPYAPALELFTLPVVPAHAFASQAEALDPEHPFHTGAPVGSGPYRLESWVPGVEARLVARDDLPPAATPGYPVVVVRFFRDQDELDRAILDGEVDAGRLSPEAARQAVESGSPLRLVEFPDLGYTYVAYNLRDPVLADPAVRRAIDLAVDRQALVGELFGRYAEPLTSPALPGTWWAGPAPLPRHDPQAARDLLAAAGWRDVDGDGIRERDGRPLVIELLTHRENRYREQAAVMLADWLRRVGIAVEVRRLEWGELVAALREGRYQAALLGVGVGVDPDGYALWHSGGHLNFTGLHDAELDRLLEAGRRGGDRRATYRKVQERLVELQPALFLWQEIQVLAVRPEVAGPISGSPGGFLWNVAAWHPADAGDEPAVGAAGG, from the coding sequence TTGTCCGAGCAGACTCTGAACCTGCGGCGCCGGCTGGGGGCGGCGCTGATCCTCGCCCTGGTGTTGATCGCCGTGGCCGGCGTGTGGCACGCAGCGGGCCCCGCCCGCCGCACGCCCACGGCGCCCGCCGGGTCGGCCGCGACGCCGGCGCCGGGCCCGGGCGCGGACCATGGCGCCCCCCAGCTGGTGATCGGCAGCCTCGGTGGCTTCGAGGGCTGGAACCCGCTGCTCACCGAGCGGCATCCCCTGCAGCCCCTGCTGTTCCGCAGCCTGGTGCGCTACAACGACCGCATGGAGGTCGAACCCGATCTGGCCGCCTCCTGGGAGGTCGGCGACGACGGCCGCACCTACACCCTCCACCTGACGGCGGCGACCTGGCAGGACGGCCAGCCGGTGACGGCCGATGACGTGGTATTCTCCCTGACGGCCCGCCTGCATCCCGCGGCCGATCGGATGGGCGCGTACAACCTGGCGGCCCTGGCGGGCGCGGCGGAGTACCTCGCGGAGCTGGAGCGGCTGGATCGGGAGCGAGAGGCGGGCCGGATCGATGCGGACGCCTGGGAGGAGCGGGCCCAGGCGGCCTACGCGCGGTGGCTCGCCCAGGGGGCGGTGCGGGCCGCGGATCCGCGCACCGTCGTGGTGACCTTCGCCGAGCCCTACGCCCCGGCCTTGGAGCTCTTCACCCTCCCGGTGGTGCCGGCCCACGCCTTCGCCAGCCAGGCGGAGGCCCTCGACCCCGAACACCCCTTCCACACCGGGGCGCCGGTGGGCTCCGGGCCGTACCGGCTGGAGAGCTGGGTGCCCGGGGTGGAGGCGCGCCTTGTGGCGCGGGACGACCTGCCGCCGGCTGCGACGCCGGGCTATCCCGTGGTGGTCGTGCGGTTCTTCCGCGACCAGGACGAGCTGGACCGGGCGATCCTCGACGGGGAGGTGGACGCCGGCCGCCTCTCCCCGGAGGCGGCCCGCCAGGCGGTGGAGAGCGGGTCGCCCCTGCGGCTGGTGGAGTTCCCCGACCTCGGCTACACCTATGTGGCCTACAACCTGCGCGACCCGGTGCTGGCCGACCCGGCGGTGCGCCGGGCCATCGACCTGGCGGTGGACCGACAGGCCCTGGTGGGCGAGCTCTTCGGGCGGTATGCCGAGCCCCTGACGTCCCCGGCCCTGCCGGGCACCTGGTGGGCGGGCCCCGCGCCCCTGCCCCGCCACGATCCCCAGGCGGCCCGCGACCTGCTCGCGGCGGCAGGCTGGCGCGACGTCGACGGCGACGGCATCCGGGAGCGGGACGGCCGGCCCCTGGTGATCGAGCTCCTCACCCACCGGGAGAACCGGTACCGGGAGCAGGCCGCGGTCATGCTGGCCGACTGGCTGCGGCGGGTGGGGATCGCCGTCGAGGTGCGCCGGCTCGAATGGGGCGAGCTGGTGGCCGCCCTGCGGGAGGGGCGGTATCAGGCGGCGCTGCTGGGGGTCGGGGTGGGCGTCGACCCCGACGGCTACGCCCTGTGGCACTCGGGCGGCCACCTGAACTTCACCGGCCTGCACGACGCCGAGCTGGACCGGCTGCTCGAAGCCGGGCGCCGCGGGGGCGACCGCCGTGCCACCTACCGCAAGGTCCAGGAGCGGCTGGTGGAGCTGCAGCCGGCCCTGTTCCTCTGGCAGGAGATCCAGGTGCTGGCGGTGCGCCCGGAGGTGGCGGGGCCCATCAGCGGCTCGCCGGGCGGGTTCCTCTGGAACGTGGCGGCCTGGCACCCGGCCGATGCGGGGGACGAACCGGCCGTCGGCGCAGCCGGCGGGTGA
- a CDS encoding NADH-quinone oxidoreductase subunit A produces MVNVALSRLLRRDWRDPSKLTTYETGIRPYGDARVRYSIHYYVFALIFLVFDVEVVFLYPWAVRFRELAQMGPFAFVEMAVFIGMLTVGLVYAWKKKVLRWA; encoded by the coding sequence ATGGTCAACGTGGCCCTGAGCCGGCTGCTGCGGCGCGACTGGCGCGACCCCAGCAAGCTGACCACCTACGAGACGGGGATTCGCCCCTACGGCGACGCCCGCGTGCGCTACAGCATCCACTACTACGTCTTCGCCCTGATCTTCCTGGTGTTCGACGTCGAGGTGGTCTTCCTCTACCCGTGGGCCGTGCGGTTCCGCGAGCTGGCCCAGATGGGGCCCTTTGCCTTCGTGGAGATGGCCGTGTTCATCGGGATGCTGACGGTGGGCCTGGTCTACGCGTGGAAGAAGAAGGTGTTACGATGGGCGTGA
- a CDS encoding NADH-quinone oxidoreductase subunit B: protein MGVSNPRVTGPSGITLADVAWDETDPDRLIDRAAERLPGVWEYLPGVITTNLQTLVNWGRKNSLWYLLFGIACCAIEMMAAGASRIDLDRLGSVFRASPRQADLMIVAGTVTEKMAPVIKTLYDQMAEPKYVIAMGACASNGGPYYQGYNVVDGVDKIVPVDVYVAGCPPRPEALIYAIMKLQDKVARANLPA from the coding sequence ATGGGCGTGAGCAACCCGCGGGTCACGGGCCCGTCGGGCATCACCCTGGCCGACGTGGCCTGGGACGAGACGGATCCCGACCGCCTGATCGACCGCGCCGCGGAGCGCCTGCCGGGCGTGTGGGAGTACCTGCCCGGGGTCATCACCACGAACCTGCAGACCCTGGTCAACTGGGGTCGCAAGAACTCGCTCTGGTACCTCTTGTTCGGGATCGCGTGCTGCGCCATCGAGATGATGGCGGCGGGCGCCTCGCGCATCGACCTGGACCGGCTCGGCTCGGTGTTCCGGGCCTCGCCGCGCCAGGCCGACCTGATGATCGTGGCGGGCACGGTCACGGAGAAGATGGCGCCGGTGATCAAGACGCTGTACGACCAGATGGCGGAGCCCAAGTACGTGATCGCCATGGGGGCCTGCGCCTCCAACGGCGGGCCGTACTACCAGGGCTACAACGTGGTGGACGGCGTCGACAAGATCGTCCCCGTCGACGTGTACGTGGCCGGCTGCCCGCCGCGGCCGGAGGCGTTGATCTACGCCATCATGAAACTGCAGGACAAGGTGGCCCGGGCGAACCTGCCGGCCTGA
- a CDS encoding NADH-quinone oxidoreductase subunit C, whose translation MAERSEAAPGQAGDDRPIHIHQDDKPLLEALPLPAEGTFVDPKAKKKAAAEGAAEEPATDPVVARLREAFPDVDFEPVAATADGCPIVTVPVDRWLEVARFLRDDPQLGFDYLSDLCGVDYKDALQVVYQLRGVGHRRRLTVKVNVGKDHPEVPSVVEVWPGAGWHEREAFDMFGIRFRGHPDLRRILMPPWTPDDVFPLRKDFVDRRPKRERKVRPR comes from the coding sequence GTGGCGGAACGCTCCGAGGCGGCGCCCGGGCAAGCCGGGGATGACCGCCCGATCCACATCCACCAGGACGACAAGCCCCTGCTGGAGGCCCTGCCCCTGCCGGCCGAGGGCACGTTCGTGGACCCCAAGGCGAAGAAGAAGGCGGCGGCCGAGGGCGCGGCGGAGGAACCGGCCACCGACCCCGTGGTAGCCCGTCTGCGCGAGGCCTTCCCGGACGTGGACTTCGAGCCCGTGGCGGCCACGGCCGACGGCTGCCCCATCGTCACCGTGCCGGTGGACCGGTGGCTCGAGGTGGCCCGGTTCCTCCGCGACGACCCGCAGCTCGGCTTCGACTACCTCTCGGACCTGTGCGGCGTCGACTACAAGGACGCGCTGCAGGTGGTGTACCAGCTGCGGGGCGTGGGGCACCGCCGGCGGCTGACGGTCAAGGTCAACGTGGGCAAGGACCACCCCGAGGTCCCCAGCGTGGTCGAGGTCTGGCCCGGCGCCGGGTGGCACGAGCGGGAGGCCTTCGACATGTTCGGGATCCGCTTCCGCGGCCACCCGGACCTGCGGCGGATCCTGATGCCGCCCTGGACGCCCGACGACGTCTTCCCGTTGCGCAAGGACTTCGTCGACCGGCGGCCCAAGCGGGAGCGCAAGGTGCGTCCGCGGTGA
- a CDS encoding NADH-quinone oxidoreductase subunit D, producing MSLTQEPVQPLELDPRLGDRVRVEALDGGRQTMTMSMGPQHPSTHGVLRVVLTLDGERVVDAQPDIGYLHRNWEKIAEYMTYAMTVPFSDRNDYLAAITNELALVQAVEKLTGIEVPERAQILRVIFSELQRITSHLLWFGTFGLDMGAVTPFLHAFTAREYCYKLFERATGARFLYGYLRIGGMRNDVPDGWLDDLLAFLDQLERTYWPEFMRLLIDNAIFVRRTKGIGVLKPEVAIAYGASGPVLRGSGVKYDVRKVDNYLPYDRFEFDVPVGENGDVYDRAVVRMYEMLESAKIIRQAVKELPDGPVMAKVPRAIRPYGEVYHRVEGPRGEVGVYLVAAGDTNAYRARWRSPCFVHLQLLPLLARGHLVADVVAIIGSIDIVLGEVDR from the coding sequence GTGAGCCTGACGCAGGAGCCGGTGCAGCCGCTGGAGCTGGATCCGCGCCTGGGCGACCGGGTGCGGGTCGAGGCCCTGGACGGCGGGCGCCAGACCATGACCATGAGCATGGGGCCGCAGCACCCCAGCACCCACGGCGTGCTGCGGGTGGTGCTCACCCTGGACGGCGAGCGGGTGGTCGACGCGCAGCCGGACATCGGCTACCTGCACCGGAACTGGGAGAAGATCGCCGAGTACATGACGTATGCGATGACGGTCCCCTTCTCGGACCGCAACGACTACCTGGCCGCCATCACCAACGAGCTCGCGCTGGTGCAGGCGGTGGAGAAGCTGACGGGCATCGAGGTCCCCGAGCGCGCCCAGATCCTGCGCGTGATCTTCTCCGAGCTGCAGCGGATCACCAGCCACCTGCTGTGGTTCGGCACCTTCGGGCTAGACATGGGGGCGGTGACGCCCTTCCTGCACGCCTTCACGGCGCGCGAGTACTGCTACAAGCTGTTCGAGCGGGCCACCGGGGCGCGGTTCCTGTACGGATATCTGCGCATCGGCGGCATGCGCAATGACGTCCCCGACGGGTGGCTCGACGACCTGCTCGCCTTCCTCGACCAGCTGGAGCGCACCTACTGGCCGGAGTTCATGCGGCTGCTCATCGACAACGCCATCTTCGTCCGCCGGACCAAGGGGATCGGCGTGCTCAAGCCGGAGGTGGCCATCGCCTACGGGGCCAGCGGACCGGTCCTGCGCGGCTCGGGCGTCAAGTACGACGTCCGCAAGGTGGACAACTACCTGCCCTATGATCGGTTCGAGTTCGACGTCCCGGTGGGCGAGAACGGCGACGTCTACGACCGGGCCGTGGTGCGCATGTACGAGATGCTGGAGAGCGCGAAGATCATCCGCCAGGCGGTCAAGGAGCTGCCCGACGGCCCGGTGATGGCCAAGGTCCCGCGGGCCATCCGCCCGTACGGCGAGGTCTACCACCGGGTGGAGGGCCCGCGCGGCGAGGTGGGCGTCTACCTGGTGGCGGCGGGGGACACCAACGCCTACCGGGCCCGCTGGCGGTCGCCCTGCTTCGTCCACCTGCAGCTGCTGCCCCTCCTGGCGCGGGGGCACCTGGTCGCCGACGTGGTGGCCATCATCGGCAGCATCGACATCGTCCTCGGGGAGGTCGACCGTTGA
- the nuoH gene encoding NADH-quinone oxidoreductase subunit NuoH yields the protein MPEGLVAVLWAILKATIALAFIGLNFMFLVWLERKVSARIQYRVGPYRVGKPHGWLQLIADAIKMFSKEDVMPAAADRWVWAAAPVVVFAPAVLLFVILPVGPDFGVQPDFNLGLLFLSAVSSFTLFGIFMAGWGSNNKYSLIGAMRAAAQLMAYEIPLVLAVLGVVMLAGSLSLQDIVEAQRTYWFVFPQFLGFIVFLIAAIAELNRTPFDMAEAESELVAGYFTEYSGIRWGMFMFAEYTNLFTMSAIAASLFFGGWNGPLLPPVVWFLIKTYAFVLLAMWIRWTLPRIRIDQLLDLGWKFLVPVGLLNLVITGLFLV from the coding sequence ATGCCGGAGGGGCTGGTGGCGGTGCTGTGGGCCATCCTCAAGGCGACCATCGCCCTCGCCTTCATCGGGCTCAACTTCATGTTCCTCGTGTGGCTGGAGCGCAAGGTGTCGGCGCGCATCCAGTACCGCGTGGGCCCGTACCGCGTGGGCAAGCCCCACGGATGGCTGCAGCTGATCGCCGACGCCATCAAGATGTTCTCCAAGGAGGACGTGATGCCGGCCGCGGCCGATCGCTGGGTCTGGGCGGCGGCGCCGGTGGTCGTCTTCGCGCCGGCGGTGCTCTTGTTCGTCATCCTGCCCGTGGGGCCGGACTTCGGCGTGCAGCCGGACTTCAACCTGGGCCTGCTGTTCTTGAGCGCGGTCTCGTCCTTCACCCTGTTCGGCATCTTCATGGCCGGTTGGGGATCCAACAACAAGTACTCGCTGATCGGCGCCATGCGGGCCGCGGCGCAGCTCATGGCCTACGAGATCCCGCTGGTGCTGGCGGTGCTGGGCGTCGTGATGCTGGCGGGCAGCCTCAGCCTCCAGGACATCGTCGAGGCCCAGCGCACCTACTGGTTCGTGTTCCCGCAGTTCCTCGGCTTCATCGTCTTCTTGATCGCCGCCATCGCCGAGCTCAACCGCACGCCCTTCGACATGGCGGAGGCCGAGTCGGAGCTGGTGGCGGGCTACTTCACCGAGTACAGCGGCATCCGCTGGGGCATGTTCATGTTCGCCGAGTACACGAACCTGTTCACCATGTCGGCCATCGCGGCCAGCCTGTTCTTCGGTGGGTGGAACGGACCCCTGCTGCCGCCGGTGGTGTGGTTCCTGATCAAGACGTACGCCTTCGTCCTGCTGGCCATGTGGATCCGCTGGACGCTGCCGCGGATCCGCATCGACCAGCTGCTCGACCTGGGCTGGAAGTTCCTCGTGCCGGTGGGCCTGCTCAACCTGGTGATCACCGGGTTGTTCCTGGTCTGA
- a CDS encoding NADH-quinone oxidoreductase subunit I, whose product MSILAEIWQAAKSVVIGHAVTWRSAARPPVTVNYPDERPDLPKGYRGIPVLKTNLETGELNCTACGLCARSCPVNVIEVIEETDEKGKRLRRPKVFNIDMSRCMVCNLCVEACPFDALEMANHFEIADYSVPNLIFNKEQLAEIWKQYDAVRLAGGEKP is encoded by the coding sequence GTGAGCATCCTGGCGGAGATCTGGCAGGCGGCCAAGAGCGTGGTGATCGGGCACGCCGTCACCTGGCGATCGGCCGCCAGGCCGCCGGTGACGGTGAACTACCCCGACGAGCGGCCGGACCTGCCCAAGGGCTACCGCGGCATCCCGGTGCTGAAGACCAACCTGGAGACCGGCGAGCTCAACTGCACGGCGTGCGGGCTCTGCGCCCGCTCGTGCCCGGTCAACGTCATCGAGGTCATCGAGGAGACCGACGAGAAGGGCAAGCGCCTGCGCCGGCCCAAGGTCTTCAACATCGACATGTCGCGGTGCATGGTCTGCAACCTGTGCGTCGAGGCCTGCCCCTTCGATGCCCTGGAGATGGCGAACCACTTCGAGATCGCGGACTACTCCGTGCCCAACCTGATCTTCAACAAGGAGCAGCTGGCGGAGATCTGGAAGCAGTACGACGCCGTCCGGCTGGCCGGGGGCGAGAAGCCATGA
- a CDS encoding NADH-quinone oxidoreductase subunit J has translation MSGGAVIFAILAAVVLLGAWRVVTSEQIAHSALFLGLTFVGMAGLFILLQAPTFALLHVLVYVGAILTVVVFAIMLSDPEELRGPGELPPAERLRRRLRSPYYGWIPVVVAGVLVAVVLAGLAAAQLPRVPLGDPVADDLRAIGGEMFTRYAVPFEVASAALLAALIGAIGLTRRDAAEERGRTRGRVAPATPDAGGGEASPAGRGRPAAEPAASGAVSGTQGGTSGAGAAVAAGTAREVGR, from the coding sequence ATGAGCGGCGGCGCCGTGATCTTCGCCATCCTGGCGGCGGTGGTGCTGCTGGGCGCCTGGCGGGTGGTGACCAGCGAGCAGATCGCCCACAGCGCCCTGTTCCTGGGGCTGACCTTCGTGGGCATGGCGGGGCTGTTCATCCTGCTGCAGGCCCCGACCTTCGCCCTGCTCCACGTGCTGGTCTACGTCGGCGCCATCCTGACCGTCGTGGTCTTCGCCATCATGCTCTCGGACCCCGAGGAGCTCCGGGGCCCCGGCGAGCTGCCGCCCGCGGAGCGGTTGCGCCGCCGCCTGCGCTCGCCGTACTACGGGTGGATCCCGGTGGTCGTGGCGGGCGTCCTGGTGGCCGTGGTGCTGGCCGGCCTGGCGGCGGCCCAGCTGCCGCGGGTGCCGCTGGGTGACCCCGTGGCCGACGACCTGCGCGCCATCGGCGGGGAGATGTTCACCCGCTACGCGGTGCCCTTCGAGGTGGCCTCGGCGGCCCTGCTGGCCGCCCTGATCGGCGCCATCGGGCTGACGCGGCGCGATGCGGCGGAGGAACGCGGCCGCACCCGCGGCCGGGTCGCGCCGGCGACCCCCGATGCCGGCGGCGGGGAGGCGTCCCCCGCCGGCCGCGGACGGCCCGCGGCGGAGCCGGCGGCATCCGGTGCGGTGTCGGGGACGCAGGGGGGCACCTCCGGCGCGGGCGCCGCGGTGGCGGCCGGGACCGCCAGGGAGGTGGGCCGGTGA
- the nuoK gene encoding NADH-quinone oxidoreductase subunit NuoK: protein MGGVPLMDYLVVGTLLFGLGLWGALTRTNAIRILMCIELMLNAVNLNLVALNRYLDPGSVEGQIFGLFIIAIAAAEAAIGIGIVLMVVRRRGEVDINKIRLMRG, encoded by the coding sequence ATGGGCGGCGTTCCGCTGATGGACTACCTGGTGGTCGGCACCCTGCTCTTCGGCCTCGGCCTCTGGGGCGCGCTGACCCGCACCAACGCCATCCGGATCCTGATGTGCATCGAGCTCATGCTCAACGCCGTGAACCTGAACCTGGTGGCGCTGAACCGGTACCTGGACCCCGGGTCGGTGGAGGGGCAGATCTTCGGCCTGTTCATCATCGCCATCGCCGCCGCGGAGGCGGCCATCGGCATCGGCATCGTGCTGATGGTGGTCCGGCGGCGCGGCGAGGTGGACATCAACAAGATCCGGTTGATGCGCGGCTGA
- the nuoL gene encoding NADH-quinone oxidoreductase subunit L — MESAWLIPLFPLAAFVLTVFVGRRLGERAGWIGVAGMLAATALSLGVFRDAVARPDAYEAAWRWLAFGSFALDVGFRVDNLEAALLLMVSFVSLMVHVFSLGYMHGDARYNRYFALISLFTAGMLGLVIADNAVFWLIWWEIMGACSYLLIGHWFEERENQAAAYKAFITTRIGDVLMMAGFWYMFQLTGSLRFADWQAWVEQQAGAGTPDFTRAMTVAALLIFGGAVGKSAQAPLHVWLPDAMAGPTPVSALIHAATMVAAGVFLIARTYFIFAEAPAALAVVAFLGAFTAFLAATIAVVQTDIKKVLAYSTVSQLGYMVMALGVGGYSAAMFHLWTHGFFKALLFLGSGAVIHAVHTQDMREMGGLGRKMRLTALTFIVGTLALAGIWPFSGFYSKDEILLAAYHSRYPVLFWVGAVTAGLTAFYMTRAVVLTFFGRPRDEQRFAHAHEGGPELRWPLVLLAIPAFAAGFLAPALFGAPVHEFITFGEHQAAHEPESLVVLTGTLFAVAGILLGIVVYGLGWISPATLRSALATPYFVLQEKWFFDRAYEVVVLAGSSWVARLAAGFDRLVIDGIVNGVAGLVAGVGEVVRRWSTGLVQGYMLTLFAGVVLLALLILQRTGGLW; from the coding sequence GTGGAGTCGGCCTGGTTGATCCCGCTCTTTCCGCTGGCGGCCTTCGTCCTGACGGTGTTCGTCGGCCGCCGGCTGGGCGAACGGGCGGGCTGGATCGGCGTCGCGGGGATGCTGGCGGCGACGGCCCTGTCGCTCGGGGTGTTCCGCGATGCCGTGGCGCGGCCGGACGCCTACGAGGCCGCCTGGCGGTGGCTGGCGTTCGGTTCCTTCGCGCTGGACGTCGGCTTCCGGGTGGACAACCTGGAGGCGGCCCTGCTGCTGATGGTCTCCTTCGTCAGCCTGATGGTGCACGTCTTCTCCCTGGGCTACATGCACGGCGACGCCCGGTACAACCGGTACTTCGCCCTGATCTCCCTGTTCACCGCGGGCATGCTGGGGCTGGTGATCGCCGACAACGCCGTGTTCTGGCTGATCTGGTGGGAGATCATGGGCGCCTGCTCCTACCTGCTGATCGGCCACTGGTTCGAGGAGCGGGAGAACCAGGCGGCGGCGTACAAGGCCTTCATCACCACCCGCATCGGCGACGTGCTGATGATGGCCGGCTTCTGGTACATGTTCCAGCTGACGGGCAGCCTGCGCTTCGCCGACTGGCAGGCGTGGGTGGAGCAGCAGGCGGGCGCGGGGACGCCCGACTTCACCCGCGCGATGACCGTCGCCGCGCTGCTGATCTTCGGCGGGGCGGTGGGCAAGTCGGCCCAGGCGCCGCTGCACGTCTGGCTGCCTGACGCCATGGCCGGCCCGACCCCGGTCAGCGCCCTGATCCACGCCGCCACCATGGTCGCGGCGGGCGTGTTCCTCATCGCCCGGACCTACTTCATCTTCGCCGAGGCGCCCGCGGCGCTGGCCGTGGTGGCGTTCCTCGGCGCGTTCACCGCCTTCCTGGCGGCCACCATCGCCGTGGTCCAGACGGACATCAAGAAGGTGCTGGCCTACTCGACGGTCAGCCAGCTCGGCTACATGGTGATGGCCCTGGGCGTCGGCGGCTACAGCGCGGCCATGTTCCACCTGTGGACCCACGGCTTCTTCAAGGCGCTGCTGTTCCTGGGGTCCGGCGCGGTGATCCACGCGGTGCACACGCAGGACATGCGCGAGATGGGCGGCCTGGGCCGGAAGATGAGGCTGACGGCGCTGACCTTCATCGTCGGCACGCTGGCGCTGGCGGGCATCTGGCCCTTCTCCGGCTTCTACTCCAAGGATGAGATCCTGCTGGCCGCCTATCACTCCCGCTATCCGGTGCTGTTCTGGGTCGGTGCCGTGACGGCGGGCCTGACCGCCTTCTACATGACGCGGGCCGTGGTGCTGACCTTCTTCGGCAGGCCGCGGGACGAGCAGCGGTTCGCCCATGCCCACGAGGGCGGGCCGGAGCTGCGCTGGCCGCTGGTGCTGCTGGCCATCCCCGCCTTCGCCGCCGGCTTCCTGGCGCCGGCGCTGTTCGGTGCGCCGGTCCACGAGTTCATCACCTTCGGGGAGCACCAGGCCGCCCACGAGCCGGAGTCGCTGGTGGTCCTGACGGGCACGCTGTTCGCCGTGGCGGGCATCCTGCTGGGGATCGTCGTCTACGGGCTGGGGTGGATCTCGCCGGCGACGCTGCGCAGCGCCCTGGCGACGCCCTACTTCGTCCTCCAGGAGAAGTGGTTCTTCGACCGGGCCTATGAGGTCGTGGTGCTGGCCGGTTCGTCCTGGGTCGCGCGGCTGGCGGCCGGGTTCGATCGGCTGGTGATCGACGGGATCGTCAACGGGGTGGCCGGGTTGGTGGCCGGCGTGGGCGAGGTGGTGCGGCGCTGGTCCACCGGCCTGGTCCAGGGGTACATGCTCACCCTGTTCGCCGGGGTGGTGCTGCTGGCGCTGCTGATCCTGCAACGGACGGGAGGCCTGTGGTGA